In the Anastrepha obliqua isolate idAnaObli1 chromosome 1, idAnaObli1_1.0, whole genome shotgun sequence genome, one interval contains:
- the LOC129235561 gene encoding larval cuticle protein A2B-like: protein MAFKFAAAFTLLAVASAGLLPAAQVYHTAPAAHIVKAAPVAYAAQPVLTKAVEEYDPHPQYKYSYDVQDAVSGDSKNQIEERDGDVVRGEYSLIDADGFKRTVQYTADPVNGFNAVVSREPLVKSIAVAPVVKAVAPVAYASPAFIKPVAPVAHAYAAPSYTTYTTAQH from the exons ATGGCATTCAAG TTCGCAGCTGCATTTACCCTTCTTGCCGTCGCCAGTGCTGGTTTACTTCCCGCCGCACAGGTGTATCATACAGCTCCCGCTGCTCACATCGTCAAGGCCGCTCCAGTAGCCTACGCAGCGCAGCCAGTGCTGACCAAGGCCGTTGAAGAATACGACCCACATCCTCAATACAAATACAGCTACGATGTGCAGGATGCCGTGTCCGGTGACTCAAAGAACCAAATTGAGGAGCGCGATGGCGATGTCGTTCGCGGTGAATATTCCCTGATTGATGCTGATGGTTTCAAGCGCACTGTGCAGTATACCGCTGACCCTGTCAACGGTTTCAATGCCGTTGTCAGTCGCGAACCGCTGGTGAAATCCATTGCCGTTGCTCCAGTTGTGAAAGCAGTTGCCCCTGTTGCGTATGCTTCCCCAGCCTTCATCAAACCTGTCGCACCAGTGGCTCACGCTTACGCGGCTCCCTCTTACACCACATACACCACCGCACAGCACTAA